GTACCTGTTACTTCTTCACCATCCGTTAAACCATCACCATCACTATCAGGATTTAGAGGATCTGTTCCTTCGTCAGTTTCCTCTTCGTTAGTAAGTCCATCATCATCACAATCTAACTGATTCCATTCATCACTTACATTATTTATATCTTGACTACTAGCTTCATAAGAACATCCATTTAAAGGATCGGTACCATCGGCTAATTCATCTCCATTTATAACACCGTCTCCATCACAATCTAAAGCATTCCAAGCGGCAGATACATTAGTTTCTACTTGACTTGTACTATTATAAGAACATCCATCAAATGGATCTGTACCATCATTTACTTCTTCTCCATTTGTAACTCCATCTCCATCACAATCTGATGCAGCCCAAACACTATAATTAGGATCAGTGGTTGCTGGAATTGTAGGATTAGAAACTGAACATGAATCTAAAGGATCCGTTCCATTATTTAATTCATCTTGATTACTTTCTCCATCTCCATCACAATCTAATGAATTCCAAGCAGCAGAAACATTGGTTACCACTTGACTTGATGCTGAATAAGAACATCCATCAAATGGATCTGTACCATCGTTAGCTTCATCTCCATTTGTAACTCCATCTCCATCACAATCTGATGCAGCCCAAACACTATAATTAGGATCAGTAGTTGCTGGAATTGTAGGATTAGAAACTGAACATGAATCTGAAGGATCTGTTCCATTATTTAATTCATCTTCATTACTTTCTCCATCTCCATCACAATCTAATGAATTCCAAGCAGCAGAAACATTGGTTACAACTTGACTCGAAGCTGAATAAGAACATCCATCGAACGGATCAGTACCATCATTAGCTTCTTCTCCATTTGTAACTCCATCGCCATCACAATCTAATGCAGCCCAAACACTATAATTAGAATCAGTAGTTGCTGGAATTGTAGGATTAGAAACTGAACATGAATCTAAAGGATCTGTTCCATTATTTAATTCGTCTCCATTACTTTCTCCATCTCCGTCACAGTCTAAAGCACTCCAAGCAGCAGAAACATTTGCTTCTACTTGACTTGATGCTGAATAAGAACAGCTATCGAATGGATCTGTACCATCGTTAGCTTCTTCTCCATTTGTAACTCCATCACCATCACAATCTGATGCAGCCCAAACACTATAATTAGGATCAGTAGTTGCTGGAATTGTAGGATTAGAAACTGAACATGAATCTAAAGGATCTGTTCCATTATTTAACTCATCTCCATTATTTTCTCCATCTCCATCACAGTCTAATACATTCCAAGCAGCAGAAACATTTGCTTCTACTTGACTTGATGCTGAGTAAGAACATCCATCGAACGGATCCGTACCATCGTTAGCTTCTTCTCCATTTGTAACTCCATCTCCATCACAATCTGATGCAGCCCAAATACTATAATTAGGATCAGTACTTGCTGGAACTGTAGAATTGGAAACAGAACATGAATCTAAAGGATCTGTTCCATTATTTAACTCATCTCCATTGCTTTCTCCATCTCCATCACAATCTGCTATTAACCAATTTCCTGATTGCATTAATGAAATTGAAGTTGGGATATATGAACAAGAATCTGTAGGATCAGTTCCATCTGTAACCTCCTGTCCATTTGTAACTCCATCACCATCACAATCTGCAGTTAGCCAATCTCCTGATTGTGCTACAGAAACTGAACTTGGATTTACTGAACATGGATCTGTTGGATCAGTTCCATCTGTAACTTCTTGTCCATTTGTAGCTCCATCTCCATCACAATCTGCAGTTAACCAATCACCTGTTTGAGGTAACGAAACTGAACTTGGATTTACTGAACAAGGATCTGTAGGATCAGTTCCATCTGCAACTTCTTGTCCATTTGTAACTCCATCTCCATCACAGTCTGCAGTTAACCAATCACCTGTTTGAGGTAAAGAAACTGAATTTATTAGAAATGAACATGGATCTGTTGGATCGGTTCCATCAGCAATTTCTTGACCATTTGTAACTCCATCTCCATCGCAGTCAGAAGTTTGCCATGTAGGATTACTAACATCTGCTACTGGGTTTCCGGTGAACGAACAAGAATCATTAGGATCACTTGTACCTGTTGGTATTCCTGAAGTTGAAGGATCGTCAATTCCTGTTGTTTCTTCACAATCTGTTAAGCCATCACCATCTGTATCTGTTGATGGTCCAACAGTAACTGTAAATACTGGCGAAGTTAAAGATACACACCCATTAGAATCGGTAACAACATAAGTAATATCTACTGTTCCAAAATTTATTCCAGTAACAACACCATTAGAATCAACTGTTGCTATACCCGTATTAGAAGAAATCCATGATATACTAGATCCTGTAGTACCTTCCGTAAGATCTATGGTATCACCTAAACAAACTTCAGAAGTCCCGGTAATTGGTAATGCTTCAGGTCTTGGATTTACAGTGACTGTATATGTATATTGATTTCCTTGACATCCATTTGGACTTATTGGCGTTATGGTATAAACTACAGTTTGTGGACTTCCACTCGTGTTTGTTAATGTATCAGAAATCGTAGAACCTGTTCCTGATGAAATTGTTTCTCCCGTTACATTTGAATTATCTGTTGCAATCCAATTAAAGGTAGTACCAATTACGTTAACATCGGATGTTAAATCATGACTTAAAGCAACATCACTACAAACTGTATCTGTTGGAGCTGTTGCATTAAATGGTTCTGGATTTACAGTAACTATAACATCGAAAGTTTCTCCATCGCATGCAGTACCATCATCAATAGTAACTGTATATGTAATAGTAACAGGAACTCCTGTTGTATTGGTATAACCATCTGTAATATTAGCAGCAATAGCTGTTACTCTATCTGGTCCTGCAGGAACATTTGTCGGGTCCGAAGACACCACTGTATAGGTAGCTGTAAATGCATTAATAGCAACATTTAAATTTTCACCAGAACAAACTTCTTCAGTAAAGTTAGGGAAAGGCGGTGATACAATATGTAATGTAACTTCTTCTCGTAATGGATTGACACATGAAGTACTTGTATCTGTAATTTCCGCATAAAATGTAACTGGTGCGTTCTCTGTATTTGTTATTGGGTTGGCAATAACATTACCTCCAGTTGCAGCATCATACCAAGTAACTGATATATTTGAACCAAATGTAATTCCATCATTTGCATTTAATGTCTGAATAGGAGATTCAACACATTCTATAATGTCATTTACTGATGTTAATACTGGGAGTGAGTTTACAGTAACTGTTGCAGTATCTGTTAAATTAATCGAACAATTTGTACTACTAAACTCTAGAGAAATTAAATTTATTGTTGTATCGGAAGTAGCTCCTGAATTCACTATTGTAGCATTTCCTGATCCATCTAAAGTAATTGTTTGATTAGCATTGCCATCAATATTATAAGTCAACACACTGTTTGGAGATCCTGAAACAGTAAATTCAGCATCGCTATTTTCACAAATAGGTGAATTTGTTGTTAAACTTGTATATACAGGTAACGGATTAACCGTTACAATATAGGTAAATGAGTTACCGTCACAGCCACTTAAACTAGTTGGAATTATTGTATATACTACTGTTTGTGGAATTGTACTATTATTGATTAATGTATCTCCTATAGTATTTAATGATGAATTGCTCAATGTTTCTCCTGTTACATTAGCGTTATCAGTTGCAACCCAATTAAAAGTAGTTCCTGATAGATTTACATCAGTTAATAAATTATGATTTAAAGTAGTATTACTACAAACCGTTTCTGTAGGAGGTACTGCATTGAAAGGTTCAGGATTTACAGTAACTGTATATGTAAATGGATCACCAATACAACCATCAGGACTTGTTGGGGTAACTGTATAAGTAACATTTTGAACACTTCCACTAATGTTTGTTAGAGTATCCGTTATCATTGATGAATTTGTAGCTACTAGAGTTTCACCAGTAATAAAACCATTATCCGATGCAACCCAACTAAAAGTGGTTCCTGAAATATTAATATCTGTTGATAAATCATGATTTAATGGTATATCACTACAAATTGTATCTGTCGGTGCAACCGAATTAAATGGTTCTGGATTTACCGTAACTGAATATGTGTAAGCAGTACCTGGACAACCATCAGTACTTATTGGCGTAATGGTGTATGTAACTATTTGACTAACTCCACTAATATTAGTTAATGTATCAGATATTGTAACTGCTGAATTATTAGACGTAGTTTCCCCTGAAACATTTGGATTATCTGTTGCTGACCATGTAAAATTCGTATTAGATACATTTACATCTCCTAATAAATCATGATTTAATGTTGTTTTACTACATACTGTTTCTGAAGGAGGAGTACTATTGATAGGCTCTGGATTTACCGTAACAGTGTATTCAAAAGAATTTCCTACACAACCATCCGCGCTTGTAGGTGTAATAGAATATACAACTGTTTGTACACTTCCACTAGTATTTGATAATGTATCTGTAATGGTTGATGAAGAAGTGTTTGTAATAGTTTCTCCAGTTACATTAGGATTATCAACTGCAATCCAATTAAAGGTCACCCCAGATAAATTTACATTTCCATTTAAATCGTGATTTAACGTACCACCACTACAAATTGATAATATTGGTTCAACTGCGTTAAATGGTTCAGGATTGACAGTAACCGTGTAAGTAAATGAATTCCCTACACAACCCTCTGCACTTCTAGGAATAATAGTATATATTACCGTTTGAGTAGTTCCACTCGTATTTGTTAATGTATCTGAAATAATAGCAGTATTAGAATTACTCGTAGTTTCTCCAGTAACATTCGGATTATCTGTGGCAACCCAATTAAAAGTTGCTCCTGTTAAGTTTACGTCTGTATTTAAATCATGATTTAATGCTACATCACTACAAATAGTATCTGTTGAAGCTGTTGCATTAAACGGTTCTGGATTTACAGTAACTGTATACGTATATTGATTTCCTTGACATCCATTTGAACTTATTGGCGTTATAGTATAAACTACAGTTTGTGGACTTCCACTAGTGTTTGTTAATGTATCAGAAATTGTAGAACCTGTTCCTGATGAAATTGTTTCTCCTGTTACATTTGGATTATCTGTTGCAATCCAATTAAAAGTAGTACCAATTACGTTAACATCGGATGTTAAATCATGACTTAAAGCAATATCACTACAAACAGTATCTGTTGGAGCTGTTGCATTAAATGGCTCTGGATTTACGGTAACAACAACATCGAAAGTTTCTCCATCGCATGCAGTACCATCATCAATAGTAACTGTATATGTAATAGTAACAGGAACTCCTGTTGTATTGGTATAACCATCTGTAATATTAGCAGCAATAGCTGTTACTCTATCTGGTCCTACAGGAACATTTGTCGGGTCCGAAGACACCACTGTATAGGTAGCTGTAAATGCATTAATAGCAACATTTAAATTTTCACCAGAACAAACTTCTTCTGTAAAGTTAGGGAAAGGCGGTGATACAATATGTAATGTAACTTCTTCTCGTACTGGATTGACACATGAAGTACTTGTATCTGTAATTTCCGCATAAAATGTAACCGGAGCGTTCTCTGTATTTGTTATTGGATTGGCAATAACATTACCTCCTGTTGCAGCATCATACCAAGTAACTGATATATTTGGACCAAATGTAATTCCATCATTTGCATTTAATGTCTGAATAGGAGATTCAACACATTCTGTAATGTCATTTACTGATGTTAATACTGGGAATGAGTTTACAGTAACTGTTGCGGTATCTGTTAAATTAATCGAACAATTTGTACTACTAAACTCTAGAGAAATTAAATTTATTGTAGTATCGGAAGTAGCTGCAGAATTCACTATTGTAGCATTTCCTGATCCATCTAAAGTAATTGTTTGATTAGCATTGCCATCAATATTATAAGTCAACACACTGTTTGGAGATCCTGAAACAGTAAATTCAGCATCGCTATTTTCACAAATAGGTGAATTTGTTGTTAAACTTGTATATACAGGTAACGGATTAACCGTTACAACAGATTCATTTGAAGTAACAGTATTACATCCTGATCCACTATCACTAATAATAACTTGATAATATGTAGTCCCAGAACTTGTAGTTACTGGTGTATATGTAGCAGAAGTTGCTCCACTTATATCTGCAAATCCAGATCCACTTGTACTTGAACTTTGCCATTGATAAGTTAATCCTGTTACTCCACCTGTTGCGGTTACAGCTAAATCCGTTGGAGTCACTCCTGAACAAATAGTTTGAGTTGTTATAGGTTGTACGGTAATTGTAGGATCAGCATTTATAATTACAACAGATTCATTTGAAGTAATTGTATTACATCCCGACCCAGTATCACTAATAACAACTTGATAATACGTAGTTCCAGAACTCGTGGTTACTGGTGTATATGTAGCTAAATTTGCTCCGCTTATATCTGTAAATCCTGATCCACTAGTACTTGAACTTTGCCATTGATAGGTTAATCCTGTTACTCCTCCTGTAGCTGCTATAGATAAATCCGTTGGAGTTGCTCCTACACAAATAGTTTGAGTTGTTATAGGTTGAGTAGTAATAGCTGGATCATCATTTATAATCACAACAGATTCGGATGAAATGACCGTATTACATCCTGATCCACTATCACTAATTATAACTTGATAATATGTTGTTCCAGAACTCGTCGTAACTGGAGTATATGTAGCTAAAGTCGCTCCACTTATATCTGTAAATCCTGATCCACTAGTACTTGAGCTCTGCCATTGATAAGTTAATCCTGTTGCTCCTCCATTTGCTGTTACAGATAAATCTGATGGAGTTGCACCAACGCAAATTGTTTGATTTGTTAAAGGTTGTGCTGTAATTGTAGGATCTTCATTTATAATTACAACCGATTCAGAAGAAGTTATTGTATTACACCCTGAACCAGTATCACTAATTACAACTTGGTAATAAGTTGTCCCAAAACTTGTCGTTACTGGTGTATATGTAGCTAAAGTCGCTCCACTTATATCTGTAAACCCTGATCCACTTGTACTTGAACTTTGCCATTGATAGGTTAATCCAGTTACTCCTCCAGAAGCTGTCACTGATAAATCCGTTGGAGTTGCTCCAACACAAACTGTCTGATTTGCTAAAGGTTGCGCTGTAATTGTAGGATCTTCATTTATAATTACAACCGATTCAGAAGAAGTTATTGTATTACACCCTGATCCAGAATCACTAATTATAACTTGGTAATATATTGTTCCAGAACTTGTTGTTACTGGTGTATATATAGCCGTAGTTGCTCCACTTATATCCGAAAATCCAGAACCACTTGTACTTGAACTTTGCCATTGATAGGTTAATCCTGTAACTCCTCCTGTAGCGGTTACAACTAAATCCGTTGGAGTTGCTCCAACACAAATTGTTTGAGTTGTTAGAGGTTGCGAAGTAATTGAAGGATCATCATTTATAATTACAACCGATTCAGAAGAAGTTATTGTATTACATCCGGATCCGGTATCGCTAATTACAACTTGATAATACGTAGTTCCAGAACTCGTCGTAACTGGCGTATATGTAGCAGAAGTTGCTCCACTTATATCTGAAAATCCTGAACCACTAGTACTTGAACTCTGCCATTGATAGGTTAATCCTGTAACTCCTCCTGTAGCTGTTACTGATAAATCTGCTGGAGTTGCTCCAACACAAATTGTTTGAGTTGCTAGAGGTTGTGCTGTAATTGTAGGATCTTCATTTATAATTACAACAGATTCATTTGAAGTTATTGTATTACATCCTGATCCGGTATCACTAATTACAACTTGATAATATGTAGTTCCTGAACTTGTTCTTACTGGTGTATATGTAGCCGAAGTTGCTCCACTTATATCTGAAAATCCTGAACCACTTGTACTTGAACTCTGCCATTGATAGGTTAATCCAGTAACTCCTCCGTTTCCTGTTACTGTTAAATCCGTTGGAGTTGCTCCTATACATATAGTTTGAGTTGCTATTGGTTGTACTGTTATTGTTGGATCATCGTTTACAATTACTACTGATTCTGATGAAGTTATATCGTTACACCCTGAACCGGTATCACTAATTACAACTTGGTAATATATTGTTCCTGAACTTGTTGTTAC
This genomic window from Tenacibaculum sp. 190524A05c contains:
- a CDS encoding PKD-like domain-containing protein — translated: MIITLPYKIFHKFLKRDIVISVIMMFCTSLAYSQLDSQHYLPPLKQTSGTNNNANHQSNAAIQQQSIYLSTPETTAFTVNVYRGISTVPWLVIPSLVNGTPFVIDNVNDSGGGFTDQVLANSNNNITLVTNGNTGTVLTTAGLRFEAPGGQKFYVNYRGRSGAQAGSLTCKGGKALGKEFRWGGIANRHSNSNSSTSLGIMATAPNTMVTISGFNPDCAFRSGTDPDGITNDVINITLQAGETYVLEAVRNQSGISAATNTANIDGWLGATIEATEPIAIASGGLNFGISATSGSRDVGIDQPVPTNVIGREYVFMRGAGDGNDGTEFPVIVATQDDTQVFAGGVLIGTIDDGEYLEIPGSNYSGTTAGSNMYVRTSKDAYAYQCLAGQTNRIQTVGMNFIAPVNCLLPNELQEIPQIQDIANTNSNISALTLVVSTLVSDADIEIYQNGVQITTPASSLVNDGTGTPQWKTLYVPGLTGEISVVTPGPIAAGTFMSLGSNAGLAGYFSGFDTVPVVEIELTGGGCHPGSSIQEVTGGFANYAWYKGFDEISGTLLASGPTLQTYDPTLNGVGNYFVRVTDFGGCEYNSAVVTFYSCDPELQVLKTDNADPIDAGSNVTFTITAESFSVDPITNVIIEDVLPAELEFVSANPEPGTTFSSTGTLTWNIGNMDPGDKFELEIVARARDDASGTVTNTVTYNYNEIATEINTFPDDLNESVTINACNTVSAPSSSPTLCVNTPLTNITHSTTLATGIGTPTGLPTGVTASWNSNTITISGTPTNSGVFNYDIPLTGGCNTVSATGTITVNALPIASPITGSNQVCVGGSIDLTEGTTGSTIIWNSSNTGVATIDTNGLVTGVSAGSTDITYTVTDTNGCTSLVSATFTVTVNPLPSLISLSSNTPICEGNIAEFTISGSANSTLTYSLNGNANQTIVLDGSGNATITSSSAVSDVTINLVSLEFTSTTCSVALTDTETIVVNPNPTLASVNDIIVCDDMSGTQSLDANSGITLNPNTSVVWYDAPSGGNIVASPIVNTATPSTDPPTSFYAEITDTSSSCVNPVREEVKLQIVSPPFPNLSETVCSDEMLNIGLSFATTYTVASSDPTNVPAGANRTTATTANITDTYTNTTGNPVTITYTVTIQDGSPCDGNIFDVVVTVNPEPSNTTAPTETICSNSTLSHDLNSDVNVTGSSFMWSATDNPNVTGETVSGGTNAIISDTLINNSGTNQTVTYTIIPTSGNGCQGDSFTYTVTIKPEISITAQPLATQTICVGAVPTDLSVTVTGGIDGLDYQWQSSSTSGSGFTDIGGATSATYTPVTTSSGTTYYQVVISDASGVCSDIISDESVVTINNDPSITSQPISTQTICVGATPTDLSVTATGGVTGLSYQWQSSSTSGSGFTDISGATSATYTPVTTSSGTTYYQVVISDSGSGCNDVISSESVVIVNNDPTITVQPLTTQTVCVGATPTDLSVTASGGVTGLTYQWQSSSTSGSGFTDISGATSATYTPITTSSGPTYYQVIISDTGSGCNDITSSESVVIVNDDPTITVQPIATQTICIGATPTDLSITAIGGVTGLTYQWQSSSTSGSGFTDISGATSATYTPVTTSSGTTYYQVIVSDTGSGCNTITSSESVVIINDDPTITTQPLTTQTVCVGATPTDLSVTASGGVSGLTYQWQSSSTSGSGFTDISGATSATYTPVTTSSGTTYYQVVISDTGSGCNTITSSESVVTINNDPTITAQPLTTQTICVGATPTNLSVTASGGVTGLTYQWQSSSTSGSGFTDISGATSATYTPVTTSSGTIYYQVVISDTGSGCNDITSSESVVIVNDDPTITVQPIATQTICIGATPTDLTVTGNGGVTGLTYQWQSSSTSGSGFSDISGATSATYTPVRTSSGTTYYQVVISDTGSGCNTITSNESVVIINEDPTITAQPLATQTICVGATPADLSVTATGGVTGLTYQWQSSSTSGSGFSDISGATSATYTPVTTSSGTTYYQVVISDTGSGCNTITSSESVVIINDDPSITSQPLTTQTICVGATPTDLVVTATGGVTGLTYQWQSSSTSGSGFSDISGATTAIYTPVTTSSGTIYYQVIISDSGSGCNTITSSESVVIINEDPTITAQPLANQTVCVGATPTDLSVTASGGVTGLTYQWQSSSTSGSGFTDISGATLATYTPVTTSFGTTYYQVVISDTGSGCNTITSSESVVIINEDPTITAQPLTNQTICVGATPSDLSVTANGGATGLTYQWQSSSTSGSGFTDISGATLATYTPVTTSSGTTYYQVIISDSGSGCNTVISSESVVIINDDPAITTQPITTQTICVGATPTDLSIAATGGVTGLTYQWQSSSTSGSGFTDISGANLATYTPVTTSSGTTYYQVVISDTGSGCNTITSNESVVIINADPTITVQPITTQTICSGVTPTDLAVTATGGVTGLTYQWQSSSTSGSGFADISGATSATYTPVTTSSGTTYYQVIISDSGSGCNTVTSNESVVTVNPLPVYTSLTTNSPICENSDAEFTVSGSPNSVLTYNIDGNANQTITLDGSGNATIVNSAATSDTTINLISLEFSSTNCSINLTDTATVTVNSFPVLTSVNDITECVESPIQTLNANDGITFGPNISVTWYDAATGGNVIANPITNTENAPVTFYAEITDTSTSCVNPVREEVTLHIVSPPFPNFTEEVCSGENLNVAINAFTATYTVVSSDPTNVPVGPDRVTAIAANITDGYTNTTGVPVTITYTVTIDDGTACDGETFDVVVTVNPEPFNATAPTDTVCSDIALSHDLTSDVNVIGTTFNWIATDNPNVTGETISSGTGSTISDTLTNTSGSPQTVVYTITPISSNGCQGNQYTYTVTVNPEPFNATASTDTICSDVALNHDLNTDVNLTGATFNWVATDNPNVTGETTSNSNTAIISDTLTNTSGTTQTVIYTIIPRSAEGCVGNSFTYTVTVNPEPFNAVEPILSICSGGTLNHDLNGNVNLSGVTFNWIAVDNPNVTGETITNTSSSTITDTLSNTSGSVQTVVYSITPTSADGCVGNSFEYTVTVNPEPINSTPPSETVCSKTTLNHDLLGDVNVSNTNFTWSATDNPNVSGETTSNNSAVTISDTLTNISGVSQIVTYTITPISTDGCPGTAYTYSVTVNPEPFNSVAPTDTICSDIPLNHDLSTDINISGTTFSWVASDNGFITGETLVATNSSMITDTLTNISGSVQNVTYTVTPTSPDGCIGDPFTYTVTVNPEPFNAVPPTETVCSNTTLNHNLLTDVNLSGTTFNWVATDNANVTGETLSNSSLNTIGDTLINNSTIPQTVVYTIIPTSLSGCDGNSFTYIVTVNPLPVYTSLTTNSPICENSDAEFTVSGSPNSVLTYNIDGNANQTITLDGSGNATIVNSGATSDTTINLISLEFSSTNCSINLTDTATVTVNSLPVLTSVNDIIECVESPIQTLNANDGITFGSNISVTWYDAATGGNVIANPITNTENAPVTFYAEITDTSTSCVNPLREEVTLHIVSPPFPNFTEEVCSGENLNVAINAFTATYTVVSSDPTNVPAGPDRVTAIAANITDGYTNTTGVPVTITYTVTIDDGTACDGETFDVIVTVNPEPFNATAPTDTVCSDVALSHDLTSDVNVIGTTFNWIATDNSNVTGETISSGTGSTISDTLTNTSGSPQTVVYTITPISPNGCQGNQYTYTVTVNPRPEALPITGTSEVCLGDTIDLTEGTTGSSISWISSNTGIATVDSNGVVTGINFGTVDITYVVTDSNGCVSLTSPVFTVTVGPSTDTDGDGLTDCEETTGIDDPSTSGIPTGTSDPNDSCSFTGNPVADVSNPTWQTSDCDGDGVTNGQEIADGTDPTDPCSFLINSVSLPQTGDWLTADCDGDGVTNGQEVADGTDPTDPCSVNPSSVSLPQTGDWLTADCDGDGATNGQEVTDGTDPTDPCSVNPSSVSVAQSGDWLTADCDGDGVTNGQEVTDGTDPTDSCSYIPTSISLMQSGNWLIADCDGDGESNGDELNNGTDPLDSCSVSNSTVPASTDPNYSIWAASDCDGDGVTNGEEANDGTDPFDGCSYSASSQVEANVSAAWNVLDCDGDGENNGDELNNGTDPLDSCSVSNPTIPATTDPNYSVWAASDCDGDGVTNGEEANDGTDPFDSCSYSASSQVEANVSAAWSALDCDGDGESNGDELNNGTDPLDSCSVSNPTIPATTDSNYSVWAALDCDGDGVTNGEEANDGTDPFDGCSYSASSQVVTNVSAAWNSLDCDGDGESNEDELNNGTDPSDSCSVSNPTIPATTDPNYSVWAASDCDGDGVTNGDEANDGTDPFDGCSYSASSQVVTNVSAAWNSLDCDGDGESNQDELNNGTDPLDSCSVSNPTIPATTDPNYSVWAASDCDGDGVTNGEEVNDGTDPFDGCSYNSTSQVETNVSAAWNALDCDGDGVINGDELADGTDPLNGCSYEASSQDINNVSDEWNQLDCDDDGLTNEEETDEGTDPLNPDSDGDGLTDGEEVTGTDDPNTPLDPDTFVGGPTSDPNDPCDPIEGPNCKNDECLSPYSLMSPGDGNTENSFFFIKCIDNPEYANNTVEIFNRWGNTVYKISGYSNTDSSRRFEGISNGRATISVDEKLPVGTYYYVIDPGNGESARTGWLYINK